Part of the Leptospira yasudae genome is shown below.
AATGAAAGGTTTTCCTCCCAGATAACCTGGGATTGTTTCTATCGAAGTAAATATTTCGTTACTCATATATTCCTATAACAATAGGACCCTGTAAAAATTGTAACGGAAAATTTTTTTTGCAGGAACGAACGTATCTTTTCCAAGAACAAGTAAGAGCGAGTATACTGCTTCTTTTTTAAATTTTAGAATTTTTCCGTTGCAAATCTTTGGAAAAGACGTCGCGCCTTATAGCGTAAATTCCAATTCATAAATTGCAATCAATTCGAAGAGCTTCCAGAGGATTGGGATGAAGAAGAGGAGGAAGGGCATCCCGGATAAACTATCATACAGGAAAATAAAAGCAGCACGGGCTGACTCGTGCAAATCGTGTTTAAAGGTTTATCCGTACTCGCTTGGCTGAATGAACAGTAGGTGATAATTTTTTCGATACACTCGCTTTGTCGTTTTGAATCATAGGAGCAGCTTCTGTCATTGGCCTTAAAATCTTCTTGAGAGCACTGGAGCGCCGCTAACAAGAATGGGAGAAGGGTCCAAATAATAAAATCTGCCTTTACCAATCGTAAAAACCGCTGAATGGGAGGAATCGGAGGAAAATCTGACATAGTTTTCAAGCAAAGAAGCAATGAATGACCGGGTTTTTAATTTCTTTTTGTGCTTTTAGAATCAGAATTTACCTGAAAAACTGCAAAAAGCTCCGGTTCACCGGCATTTTTCTCCATGGTTCAATCAGATTCTACAGATTTTTCAAGTTTATACGAGGAAAACCACCGAACCGTATATCACTTTCTTTTAAAGATTTCAAGCGATCCCGAAGTTGCGGAAGACCTGACGCAGGAAGCCTTCTTAAAAGCGTTTACATTTTTCGATAAATTCGATTCTAAGATCGCTTCGTTCAGTACCTGGACATGCTCGATTGCAAAAAACTTGTATTTCAAGCATTATAATAAGCAGAAAAAAGAATTCGGGAACCTAAGCCTTGGTGATCTGGTCACCGATATAGAAGTGAATCCGGAAATTCCGGAAAATTTAGAGAAAGCTTTTTTAGAAAAAGCGATAAAAGATTCAATTCAGAGTCTTCCTGAGCCGGAAAAAAGTATAATATTATATAAAGAACTCGAGCGGAAAACTTTGAAAGAAACCGCTCAAGCTCTTGGAATTTCCGAAAGAACCGTAAGCAGAAGGCTCATTTCGGCCGTCTCTTTACTTAGAGAAAAAATGGAAAAACAGGGACTGCAATTCTAAGACTCTATCATGAATATAGAAGCAGATAACATAGAACGTTTTGAAGACCTACTGGGGCAATACCTATACGGCGAGCTGAACGCCGAGGGAAAGCGCGAACTACTTCAATATATTCTCAAAAATGAGAAAGCCCGTTCTTTGTACGAATCTACTACGAGAGTAAGTTCCGTTGTTTCGTATGCGCTTCATCCGAACGAATCCGTTTCTTCAAAGTCCGCTCCCGCTTCTTTAGGGAAGATATTAGAATTTCCAAATGTCCTTTTTAAGTCCCGTCCTCTAACTTCCGGTCTTGCGGCCGCCGCCGTTCTTTTAATCGCGGGTGTTGTGGTTTGGCTGAGTTACGGATCTTTTTCGGATTCGAAGCTGGAACAGGCTTTTATCAATTCATACGGCGATTGTAAGATTGACGGAGAAGCTTCTCAACCGGGAGCGAATCTGCTCAATCGTAAGCTCGTATCCGGTAATTTTTCGATCTGCGAATTTCAAGTGGAAGGAAATAAAAGTGTCGCGGTTCGAGTGCTTCCCGATACGGAAGTTTCCCTAAACGGAAATAGAAAGTATTCCTCTTTGAACGTGGCAAGAGGCTCCGTACTTGTGGATTCGATTCAAAACGAATCCGACGGTTTACTTGAAATCCTTTCGCCGGACGTGCGTGCGCTTCTGGTCGGTACGAAGGTCGTGTATTCCCGAGAAGTGAGCGAATCCCATTCAAAACTCGGATTAGACGTGTTAGACGGTAAAGTCGAAATCGAAACCGGTCCTTTGATCGCTTTTGAAAAGACCGCAAACACTCTGACAGGCGAGGAAAAAGAATTTTTAAAGATGAATTTTCCGATTCTTTTTCAGAGTAAGAAGGTTCAGATCAATCGCGGACAATCCTTGTCTTGGAAAGGAATTCCCGAATCGAGCTTAATGAAGATCCGTTCACTTGAAAAAAGTATCGAAGAGGCCAAAGCGAAAGGCGTCAAACTCGAAGAAAATTTCGTTTTCGCATTAAATTCGGACGTTCGTAAACTCGGGGACGAAAGCGTAACCGCGATGTTTGCGATGGACGACGATCTTAGCAAGAAGATCAAAAACATTCTTCCGAGTCAGGAAAAAGACTTGGAAGAGAAATTCAAATCGATGGTTCGTTTTGCACCGACCGATCTAAAAAAGGTCGAAAAATTGAAGTCGTTGGTCGCAAAACTCGACAATACCGCCTTAATTCAAATTCTCAAAGATAAAAACCAACCCGACATTGAGAGGGTTATTCATTTCAAAGACGGGTCGCAGGTAAAAGGTTTTGTCTATCAGCACGAAAGTTTTTACATTCTTTTGAAGAATGACGGAAACCTTTTATTTCCGATCGACGCGGTCGATTCCATCGATTTCGAATAACTTGAATTCCTATTTTTGAAACCGGATAAGAAAGCCTTTGACTTCTTCGGCGGTTTCTGAATTGATTAAAATCGTTTAAACTTCTCCAAAAGCTGAAAGTCCCTTGCAAACGATCCGTCGCCGATTCATTCAATTTCCCTTAACTTATCTTTTTATAATTCTCTTGGTTTATTCGAACTCCGAAAGCGTTTTTGCGGATATCGTCGTTTTACGAAACGGAATCGAGTATAAAAACGTCAAAACCGTTTTGGGAAAATCGACAGTAAAGATCGAAACGGAAATCGGCACCATTTTGAACGTTCCGATTTCTTCCGTTAAATCGATTAAATCCGTTCCGGTTCAATGGCAAAATAGATCGAAGGAAACCGCAGTGGACGAGGTCGGAACCGAAGAATCATCAACGGACAAGCCGCAAACCGAACTCTCAATGAAAAGCAGATCGGCGATTGCAAAGCGGGCGATCTTAGAATCGCTACCGAGTTTGATTCCGGGCTGGTCCAATTTATTCGTGTTAGGTTATCCGGCCGTAGGGGCTTTGTTTTCCGTAACGGAATTATATCTCGTCCAATTGATATCCGTCTATTCGAAACATTCTCCCGGTTATTATCAGGACCCGGTAAATCTTTTGATCGCTTATAACAATTTAAGTCCGAGCGTTTCTTCTTCCAATCCGCAATTTGCGAGTTTGGTTTTCGCTTATGAAAATCTTCCTCTCGTCAAAGATCCGATTAGCGGCGGTTATACGACCCGCGATAAAATTTTGGAAGGAAGGGAACGATCGATTTCGGGTTTGATTACGGTTCTGTTGCTGGATTTTTCGATTTCCCAGCTCGTTTCCATGACTTCAAAGTTGAAGGCGCAAAGTCAAA
Proteins encoded:
- a CDS encoding RNA polymerase sigma factor, with translation MVQSDSTDFSSLYEENHRTVYHFLLKISSDPEVAEDLTQEAFLKAFTFFDKFDSKIASFSTWTCSIAKNLYFKHYNKQKKEFGNLSLGDLVTDIEVNPEIPENLEKAFLEKAIKDSIQSLPEPEKSIILYKELERKTLKETAQALGISERTVSRRLISAVSLLREKMEKQGLQF
- the rsx gene encoding LIMLP_03685 family anti-sigma factor; the protein is MNIEADNIERFEDLLGQYLYGELNAEGKRELLQYILKNEKARSLYESTTRVSSVVSYALHPNESVSSKSAPASLGKILEFPNVLFKSRPLTSGLAAAAVLLIAGVVVWLSYGSFSDSKLEQAFINSYGDCKIDGEASQPGANLLNRKLVSGNFSICEFQVEGNKSVAVRVLPDTEVSLNGNRKYSSLNVARGSVLVDSIQNESDGLLEILSPDVRALLVGTKVVYSREVSESHSKLGLDVLDGKVEIETGPLIAFEKTANTLTGEEKEFLKMNFPILFQSKKVQINRGQSLSWKGIPESSLMKIRSLEKSIEEAKAKGVKLEENFVFALNSDVRKLGDESVTAMFAMDDDLSKKIKNILPSQEKDLEEKFKSMVRFAPTDLKKVEKLKSLVAKLDNTALIQILKDKNQPDIERVIHFKDGSQVKGFVYQHESFYILLKNDGNLLFPIDAVDSIDFE